From the genome of Haloarcula taiwanensis:
GGCGAACGACCCGGCCATGCGCTCGTTGACGACGACCGCCGACTCCTCGGCCCCGAAGGACCGGCCCTCGACGAGGACGCCGTCGCCGATGCTGGCCGGTCGCACTGCCGTGACCTGCTGTCTGGCCAACGTCCGGTTTCCGTGTCGTATCGACTGGGTCCGGACGATACCGCGCGGAAGCGCCGCCTGCACGCCCGGAATCCCCTCCAACTGCTGGACGTCGTACTCGGTAAACACCGGCTGGAGCGTCCGGTCGAAGTCGTCGTCGCCGGCGGGCGTCCCGAACACGTAGATGTTGCCCGCGTTCGAAGTCTCGATGTCGCCGACGATTTCGGCCTCGACGCTGGCCCCGAACGTGGCGAAGGTGATGACCGACGCGATGCCGATGATGACGCCGACGACCGTCAGCGCCGACCGGAGTTTGTGGGCCCTGATAGACCGGAGCGTGATGCGGACGCTCTCGCCGGCGTCCATCACTGTTTGCCCCCGGAGACGTCCTCGACGGACTGGATGTGGCCGTCCTCGACGTGGACGATGCGCTCGGCCCGCTCGGCGACGTGGCGCTCGTGAGTCACGAGCAGGAACGTGTTGCCCGCCGCGTGCAGGTCGTCGAACAGGTCCAAGATTTGCGCGCCGGTGTCCGTGTCGACGTTGCCGGTGGGCTCGTCGGCGAGAATCAACGCCGGGTCGGTCGACAGCGCACGGGCGATGGCGACCCGCTGGCGCTGGCCGCCGCTGAGTTCCGCGGGGACGTGGTCGGTGCGGTCGCCGAGTCCAACCTCAGAGAGGAGCGACCTCGCCCGCTCGCGGCGACGGGCGCGGTCCCAACCGTCGAAGACCAGTGGCAGAGCGACGTTTTCCACCGCGGAGAGTCGCGGCATGAGATTGAACGTCTGGAA
Proteins encoded in this window:
- a CDS encoding ABC transporter ATP-binding protein, with translation MSEPANTTVRVEGVSKQYDLGGTVTALDDVSLDLAAGSYTAVMGPSGSGKSTLLNLIGGLDTPSSGQVVVNGQDVSAASEAERADIRGTEVGFVFQTFNLMPRLSAVENVALPLVFDGWDRARRRERARSLLSEVGLGDRTDHVPAELSGGQRQRVAIARALSTDPALILADEPTGNVDTDTGAQILDLFDDLHAAGNTFLLVTHERHVAERAERIVHVEDGHIQSVEDVSGGKQ